Proteins co-encoded in one Arachis hypogaea cultivar Tifrunner chromosome 11, arahy.Tifrunner.gnm2.J5K5, whole genome shotgun sequence genomic window:
- the LOC112721408 gene encoding uncharacterized protein: MDNLSRNDQVVVNFEDQQTIGEAQGLLARYLGTLAVDCKLFLINFSKWSGPSSIPRSRFEECFSNLLKPKFYFKISEGIAKRYCKLSLAKKWSQHRIKLWDEFYDPCMSRQAIIDNVPVGIDRDQWASFVQYQFLPSTMEMCKRNKEVRNKQKIPHIGGSKSISRKRHEIFLETGQKISRGEMYIETHKKKDGSFMTDEARDIAEQIEVFMAQNEKDEYGPSTNDAIDKVFGEEHSRRVRCMGMGATPTNTFRNANHPSQLANSSISMSSTTNYSKADFKHLESKFDKTLTAFKAYFLAKEGRIPHSISLTNDVDNETITPITGRTSLDRSNENREDII; the protein is encoded by the exons ATGGATAACTTATCTAGAAATGACCAAGTTGTTGTAAACTTTGAAGATCAACAAACTATTGGAGAAGCCCAAGGTTTGCTTGCTCGATATCTAGGAACATTGGCAGTTGATTGTAAGTTATTTCTAATCAATTTCTCAAAGTGGTCAGGACCTTCAAGTATACCTCGATCTAGATTTGAAGAGTGTTTTAGTAACTTGCTGAAG ccaaaattttatttcaaaatttctgaGGGCATTGCAAAGCGATATTGCAAATTGAGCCTTGCAAAAAAGTGGTCACAACATAGAATAAAGTTATGGGATGAGTTCTATGATCCATGCATGAGTAGACAAGCAATCATTGATAATGTCCCAGTTGGCATCGACAGAGATCAATGGGCATCCTTTGTTCAGTATCAGTTTCTACCTTCTACAATG GAGATGTGTAAGAGAAACAAGGAAGTTCGCAATAAGCAAAAAATTCCCCATATTGGTGGTTCAAAATCCATCTCAAGGAAAAGACATGAAATA TTTTTAGAGACTGGACAAAAAATTAGCCGTGGAGAAATGTACATAGAAACTCATAAGAAGAAAGATGGATCGTTTATGACTGATGAAGCAAGGGATATAGCG GAACAAATTGAAGTATTTATGGCTCAAAATGAGAAAGATGAATATGGACCATCTacaaatgatgctattgacaAAGTGTTTGGGGAGGAGCATTCTCGTAGGGTGCGATGCATGGGAATGGGAGCAACACCTACTAATACTTTCAGAAATGCCAATCATCCTAGCCAGTTAGctaattcttcaatttcaatgtcatctactaccAATTACTCCAAAGCTGATTTTAAACATTTGGAGTCTAAATTTGATAAAACATTGACTGCATTCAAGGCTTATTTTCTTGCTAAAGAAGGAAGAATTCCT CATAGTATTAGTCTC actAATGATGTTGACAACGAAACTATTACACCGATAACAGGAAGAACATCATTAGACAGAAGCAATGAAAATCGTGAAGACATTATTTAG
- the LOC112721809 gene encoding proline-rich receptor-like protein kinase PERK9, which produces MNSFHFLLLLSFFQFLALLISPKLVHGNAELRALMDLKSSLDPEGKVLGSWRSDGDPCTDSFLGVACNQHRKVANISLAGRGLSGMVSPSVAELKCLSGLYLHYNIIFGEIPIEISNLTELVDLYLNVNNLSGSIPKEIGKMTSLQVLQLGFNQLVGSIPKEIGSLKQLNVLALQHNRLTGMIPPSLGNLEMLRRLNLSFNNLNGVIPATLADIAHLEVLDVQNNSLSGVVPSALRKLDKGFQYANNQGLCAMGFRFPTLRACNKDSIYDSQISVPNIPINSSYPKAFPDSATIKFHCNQTQCSKSRRFPQAVIAASVITATITLIGSGFVTFVRYRRRKQRILHTSDSSVSQLSPVQPMVYTRSPSPLVNLEYYNNGLDPLADGKNCSGLSHEYLNKFRFNVDEIESATQYLSEANLLGKSKFSAVYKGVLRDGSPVAIRSINVTCCIPEEVEFLKGLSLLTSLRHENIVKMRGFCCSSSRGECYLVYDFVTGGILSIYLDMEDGSENVLEWSKRVSIIKGIAKGLGYLHSNEASKPTIVHQNISVEKVLLDNQFNPLIMDAGLPKLLADDIVFSALKVSAAMGYLAPEYITTGRFTEKSDVYAFGVIVLQVLSGKTTVGCSIRMAVESFRFDDFVDTNLKGKYSKAEAAILSKIAVMCTHELSEQRPNMVEVIRELSMYSSYSS; this is translated from the exons ATGAACTCCTTTCATTTCCTCCTGCTACTTTCATTTTTTCAATTTCTTGCACTTCTTATTAGTCCAAAATTAGTTCATGGAAATGCAGAGCTAAGAGCTCTCATGGACCTGAAATCCTCTCTAGACCCAGAAGGCAAGGTTCTTGGTTCATGGAGAAGTGATGGTGATCCATGCACTGATTCCTTCTTAGGTGTTGCTTGCAACCAGCACCGAAAAGTGGCCAACATATCGTTGGCCGGAAGGGGTCTTTCTGGCATGGTTTCTCCTTCGGTGGCTGAACTTAAGTGCTTGTCTGGTTTATATCTTCATTACAACATCATTTTCGGCGAGATACCAATAGAGATTTCGAATCTCACTGAATTGGTTGATCTCTATCTCAATGTAAATAACCTATCTGGTAGCATTCCAAAGGAGATTGGAAAAATGACTAGCCTACAAG TGCTTCAGTTAGGCTTTAACCAGCTAGTTGGGAGCATACCGAAGGAGATCGGTTCATTGAAGCAGCTTAATGTTCTGGCTTTGCAACATAACAGATTAACTGGTATGATTCCTCCAAGCTTGGGGAACCTAGAAATGCTAAGGAGGCTAAATTTGAGCTTCAACAACCTCAATGGTGTAATTCCTGCAACATTAGCTGATATTGCACACTTGGAAGTTCTAGATGTTCAAAACAATTCTCTATCAGGAGTTGTCCCTTCTG CATTGAGGAAACTTGATAAAGGATTTCAATATGCAAACAATCAAGGTCTGTGCGCCATGGGGTTTCGGTTTCCGACCTTGAGAGCTTGCAACAAAGATAGTATATATGATAGCCAGATTAGTGTCCCAAATATACCAATAAACAGTTCTTATCCAAAAGCTTTCCCTGACTCTGCCACTATCAAGTTTCATTGTAACCAGACTCAATGCTCAAAATCAAGAAGATTTCCTCAAGCTGTCATTGCAGCAAGTGTTATAACCGCCACAATCACACTAATAGGTTCTGGGTTTGTCACATTTGTCAGATATCGCCGGAGAAAGCAGAGGATCCTGCATACGTCGGATTCTTCTGTAAGCCAACTTAGCCCTGTCCAACCTATGGTCTACACAAGAAGTCCATCTCCACTTGTTAATCTTGAGTATTACAACAATGGATTGGATCCACTTGCTGATGGTAAAAATTGCAGTGGATTATCCCATGAATATCTAAACAAGTTTAGGTTCAATGTGGACGAGATTGAATCAGCAACACAATATCTTTCAGAGGCCAATTTATTGGGTAAGAGCAAATTCTCTGCCGTCTACAAAGGAGTTCTCAGAGATGGTTCTCCTGTGGCCATCAGAAGTATTAATGTGACATGCTGCATACCTGAGGAAGTTGAATTCTTGAAGGGATTGAGCCTGCTAACCTCACTGAGACATGAAAACATTGTAAAGATGAGAGGTTTTTGTTGCTCAAGTAGTAGAGGTGAATGTTACCTTGTCTACGATTTTGTAACCGGTGGCATTCTCTCTATATATCTTGATATGGAAGATGGAAGTGAAAATGTACTTGAGTGGTCTAAGAGGGTTTCCATCATCAAGGGCATTGCAAAAG GTCTTGGATATCTGCACAGCAATGAAGCAAGCAAACCTACAATAGTTCACCAAAATATTTCAGTTGAAAAAGTTCTTCTTGACAATCAGTTTAACCCATTGATCATGGATGCCGGGCTCCCCAAGCTTCTAGCAGATGACATTGTTTTCTCGGCACTGAAAGTTAGTGCTGCCATGGGATACCTAGCTCCTGAATACATTACCACTGGACGCTTCACCGAGAAGAGCGACGTTTATGCATTCGGTGTCATTGTTCTCCAAGTTCTGTCTGGGAAGACAACAGTAGGGTGTTCAATTAGAATGGCAGTTGAGTCTTTCAgatttgatgattttgtggaCACAAATTTAAAGGGAAAATATTCGAAAGCAGAAGCAGCAATTCTTTCAAAGATTGCAGTGATGTGCACTCATGAGCTTTCTGAGCAAAGGCCAAACATGGTGGAGGTGATTCGGGAACTAAGCATgtattcttcttattcttcatga